In [Leptolyngbya] sp. PCC 7376, a genomic segment contains:
- the rfbA gene encoding glucose-1-phosphate thymidylyltransferase RfbA, producing the protein MKGIILAGGFGTRLAPMTNILSKQLLPVYDKPMIYYPLSVLMLAGIREILVISTPQHLPLFQSLLSDGTQWGISLSYLEQAYPNGLAEAFILGEEFIDTSSVCLILGDNLLYGHGLTEVLKKATQINEGALVFGYQVKDPERYGVIEFDDAGNVISFEEKPKIPKTNFAVPGIYFYDNQVTKLAKKVQPSKRGELEITSLNTLYLGRKQLKVEILGRGYAWLDTGTPESLHQASSYIETIEQRQGTKIACLEEIAYNQGYIDSTQLLNLSNALQKSTYGQYLKKLINN; encoded by the coding sequence ATGAAAGGGATTATTCTTGCAGGTGGCTTTGGAACAAGACTAGCTCCAATGACCAATATTTTAAGTAAACAACTTCTTCCCGTTTACGACAAACCGATGATTTATTATCCCTTGTCCGTGCTAATGCTTGCCGGAATTAGGGAAATCTTAGTTATTTCCACCCCTCAACATTTACCACTCTTTCAAAGTCTATTATCCGATGGAACACAATGGGGAATTAGCCTAAGTTATCTAGAACAAGCATACCCAAATGGTTTAGCCGAAGCTTTTATCCTCGGGGAAGAATTCATTGATACATCATCCGTATGTTTAATATTAGGCGATAACCTTCTCTATGGTCATGGACTAACAGAAGTACTGAAAAAAGCAACTCAAATCAACGAAGGAGCCTTAGTATTTGGATACCAAGTTAAAGATCCAGAGCGCTATGGTGTAATTGAATTTGACGACGCTGGTAATGTAATTAGCTTTGAAGAAAAGCCAAAAATTCCTAAAACAAACTTTGCAGTGCCAGGGATTTATTTCTATGACAATCAAGTAACCAAACTTGCTAAAAAAGTTCAACCTTCCAAGAGAGGGGAACTCGAAATAACAAGCCTAAATACTTTATATTTAGGCCGAAAACAGCTCAAAGTAGAGATATTAGGTAGAGGCTATGCTTGGCTTGATACCGGCACACCCGAATCTCTGCATCAAGCATCTAGCTATATTGAAACTATTGAGCAAAGACAAGGAACAAAGATTGCTTGCTTAGAAGAGATTGCCTACAACCAAGGATACATCGACTCAACACAATTGTTGAATCTATCCAATGCCTTACAAAAAAGCACCTATGGGCAATATTTAAAAAAGCTCATAAATAATTAG
- the rfbB gene encoding dTDP-glucose 4,6-dehydratase — protein MPSLSSPTYLITGGCGFIGSNFTLMARQQNWSRIINLDAITYAANPANLSALANDEDYVFVKGSIGDRHLVEQLFEKYKPDGIINFAAESHVDRSILHPDSFINTNILGTHNLLEETLNYWNNIDSSKQKEFRFLHVSTDEVYGSLDANDPPFEETTPYDPRSPYSASKAASDHLVNAYHHTYGLPSLITNCSNNYGPYQFPEKLIPLIILNCLNLKPLPIYGDGQNIRDWLYVEDHCQGIYNVMTNANIGETYNIGGQTERTNIEVVHTICNILDELKPKPDFSYSSLITFVKDRLGHDRRYAINCNKIKKDLNWQAQESFPTGIRKTIQWYLEHPTWIEQVCSGEYQNWIQTNYKKSEGSIN, from the coding sequence ATGCCAAGTCTTTCATCACCGACTTACCTTATTACAGGTGGTTGTGGCTTTATCGGCTCGAATTTTACTTTAATGGCTCGCCAACAAAATTGGAGCCGCATCATTAATCTCGATGCTATTACCTATGCTGCAAATCCAGCTAATCTGAGTGCCCTAGCAAATGATGAAGACTATGTTTTTGTCAAAGGTAGTATCGGTGATCGCCACTTAGTAGAGCAACTTTTTGAGAAATATAAACCAGATGGCATCATCAATTTTGCCGCGGAGAGTCATGTAGATCGCTCCATTTTACATCCAGACTCATTTATTAACACCAATATTCTGGGGACCCATAATCTACTCGAAGAAACACTGAATTACTGGAATAATATAGATTCATCCAAGCAAAAAGAATTCCGTTTTCTTCATGTCTCAACCGATGAAGTTTATGGTTCCCTGGATGCGAATGATCCACCGTTCGAAGAAACAACCCCTTACGATCCGAGAAGTCCTTATTCCGCATCAAAAGCAGCTTCAGATCATTTAGTCAATGCCTATCACCACACCTATGGGCTACCAAGCCTAATCACCAACTGCTCAAATAACTACGGCCCTTACCAATTTCCCGAGAAACTAATTCCACTAATTATCCTCAATTGCTTAAACCTCAAGCCATTACCAATTTATGGAGACGGTCAGAATATTCGCGATTGGCTCTACGTTGAAGATCACTGCCAAGGCATCTATAACGTTATGACCAATGCCAACATCGGAGAAACTTACAATATTGGTGGCCAGACTGAACGAACAAACATTGAAGTCGTACACACTATTTGCAACATTCTCGATGAATTGAAACCCAAACCTGATTTTTCATATTCATCTCTCATCACCTTCGTCAAAGACCGACTTGGCCATGATCGCCGCTATGCCATTAACTGCAACAAAATCAAAAAAGATTTAAATTGGCAAGCACAAGAAAGCTTCCCAACCGGTATCAGAAAGACAATTCAGTGGTATCTAGAGCATCCAACTTGGATTGAGCAAGTTTGTTCCGGCGAATACCAAAACTGGATCCAAACTAACTACAAGAAATCAGAAGGATCAATTAACTAA
- a CDS encoding NAD(P)-dependent oxidoreductase has product MKSILVTGSTGFIGQHTLSVLRKYGYDVHISVRTRLKIHSLKPEISSQVSIHYCDLFDYNQQVELFESIKPSHLLHFAWDATPGKFWTSENNLQWLECSMQLLRNFAKHHGERAVFAGTCAEYDWSYGYCTENLTPTNPSTLYGVCKNSLRQVSEQFCKDREISFAWGRIFWLYGVNEASGRLVSSVIQNLTAKQVAKCSHGNQVRDFMYVEDVARAFVELLNSDVAGNINIASGKAIAIKDIVTEIGKQMGLPELIGLGMIEASKDEHSFILANTSILNNKIGFRPQYSLEEGIRKTIQQISA; this is encoded by the coding sequence ATGAAGTCAATACTTGTAACAGGTTCTACAGGATTCATTGGGCAGCATACTTTATCTGTATTGCGGAAGTATGGATATGACGTTCATATTTCTGTAAGAACACGTTTAAAAATTCATAGTTTAAAACCGGAGATTTCTAGTCAAGTTTCGATACATTATTGTGATTTGTTTGATTATAATCAGCAAGTTGAATTATTTGAATCCATTAAACCATCCCACCTTTTACATTTTGCATGGGATGCTACTCCAGGAAAATTTTGGACTTCTGAAAATAATTTACAATGGCTCGAATGTAGTATGCAGCTCTTAAGAAACTTTGCTAAGCATCATGGTGAGAGGGCCGTTTTTGCAGGAACATGTGCTGAGTATGACTGGTCTTATGGATATTGCACTGAAAATTTAACTCCCACTAACCCCTCAACTCTGTATGGTGTCTGTAAAAATAGTTTAAGACAAGTATCTGAGCAATTTTGTAAAGATCGAGAAATTAGTTTTGCTTGGGGGAGAATATTTTGGCTATATGGTGTAAATGAAGCTTCTGGGCGTCTTGTCTCTTCTGTTATCCAAAATTTAACGGCTAAGCAAGTTGCAAAATGTAGTCATGGAAATCAGGTTAGAGATTTCATGTATGTAGAAGATGTTGCACGAGCATTCGTCGAGTTACTAAATAGTGATGTAGCAGGCAATATTAATATTGCCTCAGGAAAAGCAATTGCCATAAAAGATATAGTTACTGAAATTGGTAAACAAATGGGTCTTCCTGAGCTAATAGGTCTAGGGATGATAGAAGCAAGCAAAGATGAACATTCTTTTATTCTTGCCAATACTTCAATCCTTAATAACAAAATTGGTTTTAGACCCCAATATAGTCTCGAGGAAGGGATACGTAAAACAATACAGCAAATTTCAGCCTAG
- the crtH gene encoding carotenoid isomerase, producing MTAIANITATSSDFSVADYDVIVIGSGVGGLVTATQLAAKGIKVLVLEKYLIPGGSAGYFEREGYRFDVGASMIFGFGEQGTTNLLTRALDAVGMKINTIPDPVQIHYHLPNDLSIRVHRDYEEFLQELIARFPHEEKGIRKFYGECWDVFNCLNSMELLSLEEIKYLLRVFVQEPLSCLGLLKYLPQNAGDIARHHIKDKELLKFIDMECYCWSVVPAELTPMINAGMVFSDRHYGGINYPEGGVGQIPLKLVEGLKNHGGDIEYSANVYKILTEKGKAVGVKLVNGKEFRARKIISNATRWDTFEKLLPAETKPKFEKKWEQNYKKSPSFLSLHLGVKADLLAEDADCHHIFLEDWNNMEDEQGTIFVSIPTLLDPSLAPEGHHIIHTFTPSFIDEWKGLSPKEYEEKKDDAANHLIQRLETIFPGITEKLDYMEVGTPRTHRKFLGRVDGSYGPIPQKKLLGLLGMFNLNNLWPKVNKTEVDGLYCVGDSTFPGQGLNAVAFSGFACAHKVATELGK from the coding sequence ATGACTGCTATCGCCAACATTACAGCTACATCCTCTGACTTCTCTGTCGCTGACTATGACGTGATTGTGATTGGCTCCGGTGTTGGGGGACTCGTCACAGCAACCCAGTTAGCCGCGAAAGGCATTAAGGTTTTAGTTCTCGAAAAATATCTCATTCCCGGTGGCAGCGCAGGCTATTTCGAGCGGGAAGGCTATCGTTTCGATGTTGGCGCATCAATGATTTTTGGCTTTGGTGAGCAGGGCACAACCAACTTGCTTACCCGCGCTCTGGATGCAGTGGGCATGAAAATCAATACCATCCCCGATCCAGTCCAGATTCATTACCATTTACCGAACGATCTGAGTATCCGTGTTCACCGCGACTACGAAGAATTTCTGCAGGAATTAATCGCCCGCTTCCCCCATGAAGAAAAAGGCATCCGCAAATTTTATGGCGAATGTTGGGATGTGTTTAATTGCCTCAACAGCATGGAGCTTTTATCCCTCGAAGAAATCAAATATCTGCTGCGTGTCTTTGTTCAAGAACCTTTGTCTTGTCTTGGCTTACTAAAATACTTACCCCAAAATGCTGGTGATATCGCCCGCCATCATATCAAAGATAAAGAACTCCTCAAATTTATCGATATGGAATGTTATTGCTGGTCAGTGGTTCCCGCAGAACTCACGCCGATGATTAATGCAGGCATGGTATTTAGCGATCGCCATTATGGTGGCATCAATTATCCCGAAGGCGGTGTGGGTCAAATCCCTTTGAAATTAGTTGAAGGCTTAAAAAATCACGGTGGCGACATCGAATATTCTGCTAATGTCTACAAAATTCTCACTGAGAAAGGCAAAGCTGTAGGCGTAAAACTCGTCAATGGCAAAGAATTCCGCGCGAGAAAAATCATTTCTAATGCCACTCGTTGGGATACGTTTGAGAAACTTCTACCCGCCGAAACTAAACCAAAATTTGAGAAAAAGTGGGAGCAAAACTACAAAAAATCTCCGAGTTTCTTGAGTTTGCACCTTGGCGTGAAGGCTGATTTATTGGCTGAAGATGCAGATTGTCATCATATTTTTCTCGAAGACTGGAACAACATGGAGGATGAACAAGGCACGATTTTTGTCTCCATCCCCACTCTCCTAGATCCAAGCCTTGCGCCAGAAGGACACCACATTATTCACACTTTTACACCCAGCTTTATCGATGAGTGGAAAGGTTTGTCGCCGAAGGAATATGAAGAAAAAAAGGACGATGCCGCCAATCACTTAATCCAGCGCCTTGAAACAATTTTTCCTGGCATCACCGAAAAGCTTGATTATATGGAAGTTGGTACACCTCGCACCCATCGTAAATTCCTTGGACGTGTAGATGGCTCTTATGGTCCTATCCCTCAGAAAAAACTATTAGGACTACTAGGAATGTTTAACCTCAATAATCTCTGGCCTAAGGTAAACAAAACCGAAGTGGATGGTTTGTACTGTGTTGGCGATAGTACATTTCCCGGCCAAGGTCTAAATGCGGTGGCATTTTCTGGTTTCGCCTGCGCGCACAAGGTTGCCACGGAATTGGGCAAGTAA
- the rfbC gene encoding dTDP-4-dehydrorhamnose 3,5-epimerase, with product MIFQETQLQGCYLVELEKIVDERGGFSRSFCTEEFKSHGLQPTILQCNISFNQHKGTVRGMHFQKAPKSEAKLVRCTKGAIYDVALDLRAESPTYCQWIGIELREDNGKMLYIPEGFAHGFQSLEDDTEVFYQMSESYSPEHSTGVKWNDSCFGIELPLEITCISDKDLNYSDFSP from the coding sequence ATGATTTTTCAAGAAACTCAGTTACAAGGTTGTTATCTTGTTGAATTAGAAAAAATTGTTGATGAAAGAGGAGGTTTCTCTCGAAGTTTTTGCACAGAAGAGTTTAAATCTCATGGCCTTCAACCAACTATCCTGCAATGTAATATTTCGTTTAATCAGCACAAAGGTACTGTAAGGGGAATGCATTTTCAGAAAGCACCTAAATCGGAAGCGAAATTAGTTCGATGTACTAAAGGCGCTATTTATGATGTAGCTTTAGATTTGCGAGCCGAATCACCTACATATTGTCAGTGGATAGGAATAGAGTTAAGAGAAGATAATGGCAAGATGCTATATATACCTGAAGGTTTTGCTCATGGGTTTCAATCGTTAGAGGATGATACTGAAGTCTTTTATCAAATGTCTGAGAGCTATTCACCAGAGCATTCCACAGGGGTTAAATGGAATGACTCTTGCTTTGGTATCGAATTGCCACTAGAAATTACTTGTATATCTGACAAAGATTTAAACTACAGTGATTTTTCTCCATGA
- the rfbD gene encoding dTDP-4-dehydrorhamnose reductase: protein MAKILLIGSSGQLGQEVQKLLEFKGEDYISCDRGSLNLSNISLIESYIYNVQPDIVINCSAYTAVDRAEEEVEQAFLINHLVVEAIAKATKQIGSYLIHISTDYVFDGQNYLPYSEEDLTNPRSTYGKSKLAGEQAIIKQTDKYIIVRTAWVYGIYGKGNFVKTMLKLGQARENLGIVSDQIGSPTWTKDLAMALLQICKQLSQENSGIYHFTNSGVCSWYDFASAIFMESKSLGYPLKLTQLKPITTSEYPTPAQRPHYSVLSTKKISNLLGEYPPHWHQSLRLMLEKYLK from the coding sequence ATGGCAAAGATATTACTGATCGGTAGCTCTGGCCAATTAGGTCAGGAGGTGCAAAAGCTGTTGGAGTTCAAGGGTGAAGATTATATTTCTTGTGATCGTGGCTCCCTTAACCTAAGCAATATTAGTCTCATCGAAAGTTATATCTATAATGTTCAGCCCGATATCGTCATCAACTGTTCTGCATATACAGCTGTTGATCGTGCGGAGGAAGAAGTTGAGCAAGCGTTTTTGATTAATCATTTGGTTGTAGAGGCGATCGCCAAAGCAACGAAACAAATCGGCAGTTATCTAATTCATATTTCGACTGATTACGTTTTCGATGGTCAAAACTACTTACCATATAGCGAAGAAGATTTAACAAATCCCCGTAGTACATATGGCAAATCAAAATTAGCTGGAGAGCAAGCCATTATTAAGCAAACTGACAAATACATCATTGTGCGAACAGCGTGGGTTTATGGCATATATGGCAAAGGAAATTTTGTCAAAACCATGTTGAAACTTGGTCAAGCTAGAGAGAATCTTGGTATTGTTTCTGATCAAATCGGGAGTCCAACATGGACGAAAGATCTCGCAATGGCACTGTTGCAAATATGTAAACAGCTCTCCCAAGAAAATTCTGGTATTTACCATTTCACCAACAGCGGTGTTTGTAGCTGGTATGATTTCGCCTCTGCCATTTTTATGGAATCAAAAAGCCTTGGCTATCCTTTGAAATTGACACAGCTTAAGCCAATAACAACCTCAGAATATCCAACTCCAGCACAACGACCTCATTACTCAGTGCTATCAACTAAAAAAATTTCCAATCTCCTAGGCGAATACCCACCACATTGGCATCAATCCTTACGGTTAATGTTAGAAAAATATCTCAAATAA
- a CDS encoding transposase has protein sequence MHRTLRRMGYSLKKTFYPDLKATKRVQQARYDFWQKMQATLAKNLIFIDESGVNLAMTRLRARSEKGKRAYSPKSSKRGKNVSLIGALGFKGMVANYHLLGKYGWINL, from the coding sequence ATGCATCGCACCTTAAGAAGAATGGGATATAGCCTCAAAAAAACATTCTATCCAGACCTTAAGGCGACAAAACGAGTGCAACAAGCCAGATATGATTTTTGGCAGAAAATGCAAGCGACTCTAGCGAAAAACTTGATTTTTATCGATGAATCGGGCGTGAACTTAGCCATGACAAGACTGAGGGCACGTTCTGAGAAAGGGAAACGAGCTTATAGTCCGAAATCCAGTAAACGAGGCAAGAATGTTTCTTTGATTGGAGCATTAGGCTTCAAGGGAATGGTCGCTAATTATCATCTGCTGGGGAAGTACGGATGGATTAACCTTTGA
- a CDS encoding glycosyltransferase family 1 protein: MSSLEPSINNDILVNLSFFSIINATGIVRYSDAILDGLQSINPIYLINLDAKQYLSEKYNFQSSIVSDDLTANSGKIGHIKRLIWSQFMLPKIYKKQTSTLVFSPISEAALFTSCRQVVMIHDFIPLRFPNWRSPLYPYHRFYVPEVTRQAEHLICNSEATARDIVKFCGVSAKKISPILLGYDQEHFQPTPTQDSSATSPYFLYVGRHDPHKNLARVINAFQAGKFSDKTELWLVGSEHPRHTPALRQQILELGLTERVKFLDYVPYADLPTIISEAIALVFPSLWEGFGLPILEAMGCGTPVITSNLASMPEVAGDAAILVDPYNTNEISDAMQAIATDSALRMNLSELGLARAKLFSWEKTGRETVEVLKRFL, from the coding sequence ATGTCTAGTCTGGAACCTTCAATCAACAATGATATTCTTGTTAACCTCTCATTTTTTAGCATCATTAATGCTACTGGGATTGTTAGATATTCAGATGCCATATTAGATGGGCTTCAATCTATTAATCCTATATATTTAATAAATTTAGATGCGAAACAATATCTCTCCGAAAAATACAATTTTCAATCCTCAATTGTTTCTGATGATCTGACTGCTAATTCTGGAAAGATTGGTCACATTAAACGATTGATTTGGTCGCAATTCATGTTGCCGAAAATATATAAAAAGCAAACTTCTACCTTGGTTTTTTCGCCTATTTCAGAAGCTGCATTATTTACATCCTGTCGTCAAGTCGTGATGATTCATGATTTTATTCCATTACGGTTTCCAAATTGGCGATCACCCCTCTACCCTTACCATCGATTTTATGTGCCGGAAGTTACAAGGCAAGCAGAACATCTGATTTGTAATTCCGAGGCAACAGCACGAGATATTGTGAAATTCTGTGGAGTTTCTGCAAAAAAAATTAGCCCAATTCTGTTGGGTTATGACCAAGAACATTTCCAGCCCACTCCAACTCAAGATTCATCGGCGACTTCTCCTTATTTTTTATATGTTGGTCGTCATGACCCTCACAAAAATCTTGCACGGGTTATCAATGCTTTTCAGGCTGGAAAATTCAGTGATAAGACAGAGTTATGGCTGGTCGGCTCTGAGCATCCTCGCCATACGCCTGCATTACGCCAGCAGATTCTCGAATTAGGATTAACTGAGCGAGTGAAGTTTTTGGATTATGTGCCTTATGCAGACTTACCCACAATAATTTCTGAGGCGATCGCCCTTGTATTTCCATCGTTATGGGAAGGGTTTGGGTTGCCCATCCTTGAAGCAATGGGCTGTGGTACCCCAGTCATAACCTCAAATCTTGCATCAATGCCTGAAGTGGCTGGAGATGCTGCAATTTTAGTAGATCCTTACAACACCAATGAGATCTCTGATGCAATGCAGGCGATCGCCACCGACTCAGCATTACGAATGAACTTATCCGAACTGGGATTGGCTCGGGCAAAACTGTTTAGCTGGGAGAAAACAGGACGTGAAACAGTCGAAGTGCTGAAGCGATTTCTGTAA
- the rfbC gene encoding dTDP-4-dehydrorhamnose 3,5-epimerase, whose protein sequence is MKIIPTNLPDVLLLEPKCYKDDRGFFLVSYQTDFFQKELNLNISFVQDNHSRSCKNVLRGLHFQTQHPQGKLVRVVSGEVYDVAVDIRENSRTFGQWFGTYLSAKNQRMLWVPPGFAHGFLVTSEYADFLYKVTDIYSPKHEQTIHWSDPEIGIEWPLNNEELIISEKDSQGMNLSDL, encoded by the coding sequence ATGAAGATAATTCCAACTAATCTGCCAGATGTACTACTTCTAGAACCCAAATGTTATAAAGATGATCGAGGTTTTTTCTTGGTTTCATATCAGACTGATTTTTTTCAGAAAGAATTGAATCTCAATATATCTTTTGTGCAAGACAATCATTCTCGCTCTTGTAAAAATGTTTTAAGAGGTTTGCACTTCCAAACTCAACACCCTCAAGGAAAGTTAGTTCGTGTTGTATCAGGCGAAGTATATGATGTAGCTGTGGATATCAGAGAAAATTCTAGGACTTTCGGCCAATGGTTTGGTACATATCTCAGCGCTAAAAATCAAAGAATGTTATGGGTTCCTCCAGGCTTTGCTCATGGATTTCTTGTCACATCAGAATATGCAGATTTCCTCTACAAAGTTACCGACATTTATTCCCCGAAGCATGAACAAACTATTCACTGGAGTGATCCTGAGATAGGCATAGAATGGCCACTAAATAACGAAGAACTAATTATCTCAGAAAAGGATTCTCAGGGCATGAATTTATCTGATTTGTAG
- a CDS encoding glycosyltransferase family 2 protein, which yields MIYILTINYNSSALICQLIESLPEPQSPEYQIFIINNSPEDEAIFKLQSSRVKILEPNMNLGFGGGCNFGISHIASQDPQAVIWLLNPDTYFPKQPQKQYWKLINQIWQENSQLSILGTLIETPIGNIWFSQGFFNKHTGRIIDVQELMPSDNGLVETDWISGCSLMINLEKFKNCPYFDEAFFLYYEDSDFCLRYRALGHQLAVSSELKIIHQPSSITNKNQYAKLFHSSFSYLYFLQRHTSQLVFLICLSKFFLNTVFKLITQPQIGRAKYDGLISFIKKMTPDV from the coding sequence GTGATATATATTCTCACAATAAATTACAATTCCAGTGCTTTAATATGTCAACTAATTGAGTCTCTACCAGAGCCTCAATCACCGGAATATCAAATATTTATTATTAATAATTCTCCAGAAGATGAAGCGATTTTTAAACTTCAGTCATCTCGAGTAAAAATATTAGAACCAAATATGAATTTGGGATTTGGTGGTGGTTGTAATTTCGGTATCAGTCACATTGCATCTCAAGATCCTCAGGCTGTTATTTGGCTTCTCAATCCTGACACGTACTTTCCTAAACAGCCTCAGAAACAATACTGGAAATTAATCAACCAAATCTGGCAAGAAAATTCTCAGTTATCAATTTTAGGAACTCTTATTGAAACACCAATAGGTAATATCTGGTTTTCGCAAGGTTTTTTCAATAAACATACAGGTCGAATAATTGATGTTCAAGAGCTGATGCCAAGTGATAACGGATTGGTGGAGACAGACTGGATTAGTGGTTGTAGTCTGATGATTAACTTAGAAAAATTCAAAAACTGTCCTTATTTCGATGAAGCTTTTTTTTTGTATTATGAAGATTCTGATTTTTGCTTGCGGTATCGTGCTTTAGGCCATCAGCTTGCTGTCTCTTCTGAGTTGAAGATTATTCATCAACCATCGTCGATCACGAATAAAAATCAGTATGCAAAGTTATTTCATAGTAGTTTTAGCTATTTATATTTCTTGCAGAGACATACCAGTCAACTTGTATTTTTAATATGTTTGAGCAAATTTTTTTTGAATACAGTATTTAAATTAATCACTCAGCCTCAGATTGGTCGTGCTAAATATGATGGATTAATCTCTTTTATCAAAAAAATGACTCCTGATGTTTAA